In Lolium rigidum isolate FL_2022 chromosome 7, APGP_CSIRO_Lrig_0.1, whole genome shotgun sequence, the DNA window CTTGTAAACTGCGATCGTGCTCGGTGCCGTGTGTGTGTGGACGGAGGCGTGCTCTTCTGCTTCTCTGTCTGCGTATTCTCCTTCTTCTCGTTCGGCGACGGCCGCAACCGCGGCTATGGATCCCAACAGCTTCAAAACCGGAGGTACGGTGATATCTCTTCTTTTTTTGTCCTGTAATTTCTCTGATTTTGGCGGTACCTGTTAGATCTTACTTAAAGGGGGAATTTTGCGTGCTGAATGGGGATTAAGAACAGGATTGCTGGATCTAATCATCCAATTGCGGTCATAACtgagaaaaaaatagaaattttGTTGCAATGCTCACATAGAGTTTTACCCTTTGATCCCGCGCTTATAGGCCATCTGCTTCCAACAACCAACAATATATACATAAGATTGCTGAATTTAATCAttctattgcgatgataatcgagCAAAAAATTTGTAGTATTTTGATGGCTATGCTCATATAGATTCTGTCCCCTTTTGATCCCTTTACACAAGATTGCTGAATTTAATCATTCAATTGCAATGATAATCGAGGGGAAATTTTGTAATATTTTGGTGGCTATGCTCATATAGATTCTGTCCCCTTTTGATCCCCTTTCACATGGTCTGATTGGTAACAATTCCTCTGCATTGTCGTATTTTAGGCCTTTTGCTTCCAACAATCGAGAGGCGGTGCGCTTCGCCTCCATCGGTCATCGTGATCGGCGGTGGCATCTCGGGGATTGCGGCAGCCCGTGTCCTTTCCAATTCATCTTTTGAGGTGACTGTTCTGGAGTCGAGAGATCGTATCGGTGGCCGTGTGCACACCGACTACTCCTTCGGATGCCCCATTGATATGGGCGCCTCATGGTTAGTCTCTCTTAAATTGATTCATGGGAACAATCCTCTGTTGATTTTGGTTTACATGATCGTTTACTAACTTGTGCTGGTGTTGGTGGAAAAATTCAGGTTGCACGGTGTCAGTAATGAGAATTCTCTAGCACCATTGATCGGCCATCTTGGGTTGAGGTTATATCACACTAGTGGTGACAACTCTGTTCTGTATGACCATGATTTGGAGAGGTAATTTCAGCACTTGGAGTTTACCTTTCCAATCCACATACTTAATTGCTGTTCTTAAATCTCACTGTGTTAATCTATTTCTTCACAGCTGTTCACTCTTCGATAAGAATGGCCTTCAAGTCCCAACGGAGACAGCTGCTAAAGTTGGCTTAATATTTGAGAGAATCCTTAAGGAGGTAAATAGTTATTAATTCTCCTAAGGTGTACTTGGATCTATTAACTCCCCTAAGTAGTACTTCGAACTTTCTTTAGTGAAAAATTGGAGCTAACTGTAATTCTCTTTGTATTGTGTGTTGCAGACAGTGAAACTCCGTGATGAGCAGGAACATGACATGCCCCTTCAACAGGCAATCTCAATGGTGCTCGAGAGGCATCCTGATCTAAAGTATGTATAATCTTGTATCATCCTGACATGCAATGATATGCTTATAAATTGGATGATTACAGAACAAGAGGCGTACTGATATTGTGACCGTTTTTTAGGCTAGAAGGGCTAGATGATCGAGTCATGCAATGGTGTGTCTGCCGGCTGGAGGCATGGTTTGCTGCAGATGCAGATGAAATATCTCTGAAGAACTGGGATCAGGTTAGCACACATCATTTGACCCCATTAAGCATTTATCTATAGTAACATCCTATGGTGACACACAACAAAAAAGAAGACCCTCCAGCTGTTTAGATCCTTTACTTATCGCTGAATTATCATCCTATGTGCAGGAACATGTTCTTACTGGTGGTCATGGTCTGATGGTTGATGGATACTATCCTGTAATTCAGGCTCTTGCTCAAGGTCTTGACATCCGTCTTAATCAGAGGTGAGTACTTTTAAAATTCCCAGCATATATTATGCAAGGAATAATTTCAGTATGCCTGTCACACATATTCTCTTAAACTCTGCTATTATGACCTTGCCAAGTACTACTCCATATATAAAATACTAAGTTAAACATGCTATTTGAGTAAAACCATGTTCATTTTGAAACTTCAGTGTGTTCCTTCTTTACATGCACTTGCTGATTGCAGTTGCTAGATACTTTTACTTACCTTGCCATTCCTACACATTCAGAGTAACCAAAATCGCCCGCCAATACAACGGAGTGACGGTCACCACCGAGGACGGCACGCAACACTCGGCCGACGCGTGCATAATCACGGTGCCGCTCGGCGTGCTCAAGGCGAACATAATCAAGTTCGAGCCTGAACTCCCCCCATGGAAGAGCTCCGCCATCGCCGACCTCGGCGTCGGCATAGAGAACAAGGTGGCGATGCACTTCGACAGGGCCTTCTGGCCCAACGTGCAGGTGCTGGGGATGGTCGGGCCGACCCCGAAGACCTGCGGCTATTTCCTGAACCTCCAC includes these proteins:
- the LOC124670462 gene encoding LOW QUALITY PROTEIN: polyamine oxidase 4-like (The sequence of the model RefSeq protein was modified relative to this genomic sequence to represent the inferred CDS: inserted 1 base in 1 codon); translation: MDPNSFKTGGLLLPTIERRCASPPSVIVIGGGISGIAAARVLSNSSFEVTVLESRDRIGGRVHTDYSFGCPIDMGASWLHGVSNENSLAPLIGHLGLRLYHTSGDNSVLYDHDLESCSLFDKNGLQVPTETAAKVGLIFERILKETVKLRDEQEHDMPLQQAISMVLERHPDLKLEGLDDRVMQWCVCRLEAWFAADADEISLKNWDQEHVLTGGHGLMVDGYYPVIQALAQGLDIRLNQRVTKIARQYNGVTVTTEDGTQHSADACIITVPLGVLKANIIKFEPELPPWKSSAIADLGVGIENKVAMHFDRAFWPNVQVLGMVGPTPKTCGYFLNLHKATGNPVLVYMAAGRFAQEVEKLSDKEAVALVMAHLRKMVPGATEPTQYLVSRWGSDPNSLGSYSCDLVGKPSDVCERFSAPVDSLLYFAGEAASAEHSGAVHGAYSSGIDAAQECRTRLLMRKGVPDLVQVAAACEEMADVVXPLQICRT